A genomic window from Patescibacteria group bacterium includes:
- a CDS encoding AAA family ATPase, with product MSTKPLLAHDESLFTEHVSSDAFGPKTKRIYDFLTSRVIGQDRAAERLARSFAIYHAGLKDQVKPINAVIFAGPTGVGKTLMAQELARALIADQADAPLTFIDCTTFTEHHQLAELIGSPPGYVGFDGTPKLAQMKIDDFHFWMKWREHVRANLNGVDPDLDAKKMERLLAEFYQRNKPYLSVVLFDEIEKAHRTVHNALLRIIDGGRLSLANGDITDFSSSVIMLTCNIGGQRSNELLSGNDKTIGLRPPTRSEKDNADEIDAAIYTETSKLIYKFFPAEFVGRIRTNIIVFRSLDREQSARVLELMLKKEQDKLTGVAANNVPVQLRFSDGYKEFLLDEGVSREYGLRELQQIVNKHVALPLANAIEGGEVEPGDELMFRVDEFNKPGLYRKHRPVLLSPGSK from the coding sequence ATGTCCACCAAACCTCTGCTCGCTCATGATGAAAGCCTGTTCACCGAGCACGTCTCGTCGGACGCTTTCGGTCCCAAGACGAAGCGGATCTACGACTTCCTGACGAGCCGAGTCATCGGCCAGGATCGCGCGGCTGAACGTCTGGCCCGCAGTTTTGCCATCTATCATGCCGGCCTCAAGGATCAGGTGAAGCCGATCAACGCGGTCATCTTCGCTGGTCCCACCGGCGTCGGCAAGACGCTCATGGCCCAGGAATTGGCTCGTGCGCTCATCGCCGATCAGGCGGATGCGCCGCTCACGTTCATCGACTGCACCACGTTCACCGAGCATCATCAGCTCGCCGAACTCATCGGTTCGCCTCCGGGTTACGTCGGTTTCGACGGCACGCCCAAGCTGGCTCAGATGAAGATCGATGATTTTCATTTCTGGATGAAGTGGCGCGAGCATGTGCGCGCCAATCTGAATGGCGTCGATCCGGACTTGGATGCGAAGAAGATGGAGCGTCTCCTCGCGGAATTCTACCAGCGGAACAAGCCCTACTTGTCCGTGGTATTGTTCGACGAGATCGAGAAAGCCCACCGGACGGTGCACAACGCGCTTTTGCGCATCATCGACGGCGGTCGCCTTTCGCTAGCGAACGGCGACATCACCGACTTCTCGAGTTCGGTCATCATGCTGACCTGCAACATCGGCGGCCAGCGTTCGAACGAGCTCTTGTCGGGAAACGACAAGACGATCGGTCTGCGTCCGCCGACGAGATCGGAAAAGGACAATGCCGATGAGATCGATGCCGCCATCTACACGGAGACGTCGAAGCTCATCTACAAGTTCTTCCCCGCGGAGTTCGTCGGCCGCATCCGGACCAACATCATCGTCTTCCGGTCGCTCGATCGAGAACAGAGTGCCAGGGTGCTCGAACTCATGCTCAAGAAGGAGCAGGATAAGCTCACCGGCGTCGCGGCGAATAATGTTCCGGTGCAGCTCCGCTTCAGCGACGGCTACAAGGAGTTCCTGCTCGACGAAGGCGTGAGCCGCGAGTACGGCTTGCGCGAACTGCAGCAGATCGTGAACAAGCATGTCGCGCTGCCGCTCGCCAACGCCATCGAAGGCGGAGAAGTCGAACCCGGTGACGAACTCATGTTTCGCGTGGATGAGTTCAACAAGCCCGGATTGTACCGCAAGCACCGTCCCGTTCTGCTGTCTCCTGGCAGCAAGTGA
- the ruvC gene encoding crossover junction endodeoxyribonuclease RuvC produces the protein MPVSAESVTLIGIDPGIADAGFGVIEQSAGRPRCLAYGSLKTPAGMPGGERLRRLHENCGALLDKYRPAEVGIEKLFFSKNVKTAIAVAEARGVIRLCIEERGIPCREFSPGEVKDAVSGYGAAGKKQVQAMVKALLGLKEIPKPDDAADALALAITLANTSRLAAKISRL, from the coding sequence ATGCCGGTCTCGGCCGAGTCTGTGACGCTCATCGGGATCGATCCAGGCATCGCTGATGCCGGTTTCGGCGTGATCGAACAGTCGGCCGGCCGACCGCGTTGTCTGGCTTACGGCAGCCTGAAGACGCCGGCCGGGATGCCGGGCGGCGAGCGGCTGCGGCGGCTGCACGAGAACTGCGGCGCGCTCCTGGATAAATATCGCCCGGCCGAGGTCGGCATCGAAAAACTTTTCTTTTCCAAGAATGTGAAGACCGCGATCGCCGTCGCCGAAGCGCGCGGCGTCATCAGGCTCTGCATCGAAGAGCGCGGTATACCGTGCCGCGAGTTCTCGCCCGGCGAGGTCAAGGACGCCGTGAGCGGTTACGGCGCGGCCGGCAAGAAACAGGTCCAGGCCATGGTCAAAGCCCTGCTCGGCCTCAAGGAAATACCGAAGCCCGACGACGCCGCCGACGCGCTTGCGCTTGCTATCACGCTCGCGAACACCAGTCGGTTGGCGGCCAAGATCTCGCGTCTATGA